A segment of the Bos taurus isolate L1 Dominette 01449 registration number 42190680 breed Hereford chromosome 8, ARS-UCD2.0, whole genome shotgun sequence genome:
AGTCCCGTAGAATGTAGTGACAGCAGTCAGACGAGAACCACAGGATGAGAATGCTTTGCGCCTCCCTTCTGCAGATTGGATTCTCAGGATGGCGGCCACAATGCATAGGTAAGAAATAAGGACCGTGGTCAAAGAGCTGATTATGTTGAATCcagcaaagataaaaatcaagatCTCTCTGAGGCTGGTGTCTGAGCAGGCAAGGGCCATCAAAGGGACATCATCACAATAGAAGTGATTAATAACATTGGGGCCATAGCAGACCAATCGAAAAATAACAACtgtttttttttgagaaaactgtTTATTtgagaaaagcaacagaaaagcTGTACCAGTTGCATGCACACCTTTTGGGACATGATCACGATGTAGAGAAGAGGATTGCAggtggccacatagcggtcataagCCATTACTGCAAGAAGGAATGTCTCCAAAATCAAGAAGTTCAGGAAAAAGCCCAGCTGTGCGCATATGCATAGAGAGATATGGACCTGTGCTTGGTCAGGAGGGTCTCCAGGAACTTTGAGGCTATTGATGAGGAGTAACAAAAGTCTACAAAGGCCAGATTACTGAGAAAAAAGTACATGGGTGTGTGAAGGTGAGGATCCAACCGGATTAAGGAAACGATGCCAACGTTTCCCACCAGAGTTAGAGAATATACCACTAgaatgagaagagagagaagcatttcactctctctctggactgaaaaacccaaaagaacgAGTTCCATCACCTGGTAATATTCTCTTCAGTCATTTGTTCTAGTCTCTGAACTGCTGAAAAGAGACAAGTTAAAGACAGATAAGTTATCAGGAGTAAGGAATTGTCATCAGATGCCAAAACGTGTGTGTTTTAACTTGAGAAATTATTGCTTATTGAAACAGAataagtgaattcactcagtcgtgtcctaccctttgcgactccatggactgtagcctaccaggcttgtccatccatggaattttccagggaagagtactggagtgggttgccattttcttctccaggggatcttcctgacccagggattgaacccaggtctcccgcattgcaggcagacactttactgtctgagccaccagggaagtttcccagAAGTTCTGAAGCAGAATAtgtgaacaaataaatatatccCCTCTCAAACTCTCCTGTCTGactatttataattttctgaagCCAAAAATTGaggtttaataaaaataatgtttataaatatatgtgatatttttggtttagattatttttagtcatattaaataatataataaagatatttaaaaatatcctgCTCCCATATTTACTTCTCAGTGGAGTAAAACTTTaatatgtaacattttatttttttaatagacatttattttaacaaatgttCATTATGCTAAATATAATACAAAGCTAAACAGGAtatcccatggatagaaaagtggaagaaattaaatatttctatttgtgAGTTAGGCAAATTTTGGATTCATATGTActatattcattttcaaatactACTTTCTAAAAGTGAAAAAGCACATTTGTAGTTAGAATACACATATGTTAAAAAGTAGAGTCCTTTATAATCATTTAggcaatggacttgagtttgagcaatctctgggggacagtgaaggacagggaaggctggcatgctgcagcacatggggtcacaaagaggcagacacgactgagtgagtgaacagcaacaaatggTTTTACAGGAATTATTTTCAACACATAATCAAGGAATACTTTCTAAATTATTGGTGTAACATTATTGGTGTAACaaatttttagtgatttttttttgccCGGGGAGCCCTAACGCGGGGTGGCCCAGCAACTGCCTGCAAAGGCCTCCCGTGGCTGTTTGCTTCCTTCTACCAGAGCTAGCTGTGCTCTCTGCTTCGGTTTTTTGCAAGCCAGGGCTCCACCTGCCAGTCTTCGCCGGGGGCCCATGGGAGGTGCCAGGTGCCCTCAGCTAGGTGACCCCAGCATTGCACCCCGCTGTGGTGTTGATACACTCCCGAAGCCTCCTTCCCCATGGGCAGTACTGCGCTGACCTAGAAATGTGTTTGCAAGGCTTGGAAAGTGTAGGGTGACACACGGCCCTGACTTGGGAATTGAGGCCCTTGGAGCAGGCTTGGTGGTCTGACCTCTGAGGAGCCAAACCCCAGCTGCAAGGAGAGCCCTGAAAACACATTCTCTCGcctgcccttccttcctccaAGATAGCTTTCCCAGTCTCTCGTGTGCTGAGAGTCACACAGGGCTGGAATGCACTTGCTTTAATGTCATTATTCAGTAGCAGTTGTTCCTGAGGCCCTGCACCTAGGTTGGGCTCCCACACTCACAGACAAATCAAAGTGACCTccaaatgagtaagctctttgcatcaagtggccaaagtattggagtttcaggttcatatttgtccttccaatgtatattcaggcctgatatcctttaggatggagtggttgggtctccacagttcaaaagcatcaaatctttggtggtcaactttctttatagtccaactttcacatccatacatgacacatggataaaccatagccttgactagacagatctttgttggcaaagtaacgtctctgctttttagcatgctgtctagtttggtcattattttctttccaaGTCGTAAGcgtctttttggagaaggcagtgccaacccactccagtactcttgcctggaaaatcccatggacggacgagcctggtaggctgcagtccatggggttgctaagagtcggacacgactgagcgacttcaatttcacttttcactttcatgcattggaaaaggacatggcaacccactccagtgttcttgtctggagaatcccagggacaggggagccttatggggccgcacagagtcggacacgactgaagtgactcagcagcagcagtagcaagcctcttttaatttcatagctgcagtcaccatctgcagtgatttccgagccccccaaaataaagtctgccgtTGTTTCcgctgttttcccatctatttgccatgaagtgatgaggccagatgccatgatcttagttttctgaatgttgagctttaaggtaGCTCTtacactctcctttttcactttcatcaagagactctttagttcttccctttctgccataagggtggtgtcatctgcatatctgaggttattaatatttctcctggcaatcttgattccagcttgtgcttcatccaacccagcatttctcatgatgtactctgcatataagttaaataagcagggtgacaatatacagccttgacatattccttttcctatttggaaccagtctgttgttccatgtccagttctaactgtttcttccttacctgcatacagatttctcaagaggcaggtcaggtggtgtgatattcccatctctttaagaattccccCCAtgttattgtgatctacacagtcaaaggctttggcatagtcaataaagcagaaatagatgtttttctggaactctctggcttttttcttgatccagtggatgttggcaattggatctgtggttcctctgccttttctaaatccagcttgaacatctggaagttcacggttcacgtattgctgaagcctggcttggagaattttgagcattactttactagcgtgtgagatgagtgcaactgtgaggcagtttgaacattctttgtcattgcctttttttgggactggaatgaaaactggccttacAACCTAGAGGTTTTCAACTGCAAATGCTAAAAGAACCAGCTTTGcagtttccaagaaaaaaaaaaaagtttcattttaacCAATTTTCTCTGAAATCCAAGGAATATCATGTCCATCCTGCATCAAAAAGTCATCTTTCCTTTATGTAGTCATAGTTTCATGCCTAAATTATAgaccaaataatgctcaaattgACTCTGATATCAGGGGCAGATCAGCTGATAAAAAGCTTGGATTGTCCCTCTGGAGGGAAGTGAGACCTTGGTCCCATCAGAAGAATCTGAGGGGTTAAGGGAATTTGCAGGAGTGGGGAAAGCTTGGTCCATCCTACATGTACCATAATCTTAAATAATGCttatttactttaccaaagtaaaaaaaattataaaaacaaatataaatcactgaAAGGTAAAGAAATTCATAATCTGTGGTCGACAGCTTCATTCTAAGAAAACTGTGTTCTCTTAACCTAGAGAGTAGACTAAATTCCAGTCTGACCAGCCTCGCCCCGCCCGGCTCGTCAGCTTCTCCTCCAACCGTGCGGCGCGGGATGGGAAGGTAGGGAGGGAATAAACGTCTGGAAGGCGGCGCGCCCCGGGCGGGCGGTCGGGCCCAGTGGCCTTTCCGGTGGTAGGGGATGAGGGGCCGCGCGAGAAGGTGGGGGGCGGCGTGCAGAGTGGGGGTCGGGTGGGAAAGGCGGCTCTCCTCCGCCTTCCCGCCCGCCCCTCCATCCCCGGCCGGGCGCCACCCTTGCCCCGCGCCCGGTGGCGGCGTCTCCAGTGTCCCTCTTCTGCCCGACCTCCCCGCCACGTTCCTTTGAGGTTGGGTCTGAGGGttcggggcgggggagggggtgctcagcgcgcccccgccccaccccacgcGCCTTTGCCCGTGGCGCCGGCCACGACTGCCTTCCCCCCGGCCGCGGACTTCACGGCGCGGATCCTCCGGTCGCGTCTCGAGGGCTGTGCGGCCTGACGGGTGGCGGCTCCCCGCCGCGGGGCCGCTTGCTTGCCCGTCGCCTCCCGCCGCTGGCCCTGGACTGGTCTGCCTCAGCCGGTCGTCGGCTGCTCTGGGCCTGCCGCGCGGTCGCCAGGCGCCTCCCCACGCCCTCCGAGCCTCGGGGCTTGCTCCCAGCCCCCCTTCCCCACGCGTCCCGCGGCTGTCTTGTCCGGTTCTCTCGCCtctcacttctgtcgtgtccctTGCCCGCTTGGCGCCACGCTGCCTTTCGGAGCCTCTTCCCTCTGCCCTtggtggtggggggagaaggATGCCTGGGGCGCGGGCAGGGGACCCCGGTGGTTGCGGGGAgaggtcggggggtggggggtgcggccGTACGggtggagctttttttttttaaaattatttaattaaaaacatttacacGTTCTATTTATTCAGTTCTAAAACACCACACTTATTGCACAgggtccccatggaaaggccccctctcagcaggacagccacagattcCATCATGAAAGGGCAGCaaggtgccctcctcccttcttttctgCCTGGGTGGCCACCAGGTTTTCAAATCCCCAccaggtggtgggggaggggtctgCCCCGTTTCGGGTGGACGTGGGGGTGGTCGTCTGGCGTCGGCGGGGACCTCCGGGGGGCGGTCGACCAGCGCACGGCCAGGCCCCCAAGCGTCACGGACCAGCAGCGCCTAGGCCCGCGGGCAGAGACGCGGTGGTGGTTGACATAGGGGCGGTTGCCCGTGGGTCGCGCCGTGCCGCTCGCTCGCCTCCCCCTCTTCTGGTACCTAATgcgtggggctttcctggtggctcagatggtaaagcgtctgccttcagTGCGGGAgaaccgggttcgatccctgggttgggaggatcccctggagaaggaaatggcaacccactccagtactcttgcctggaaaatcccatggacggaggagcctggtaggctacagtctatggggtcacaaagagtcggacacgactgaacgacttcacagCTGATAAAAAGCTTCGGTTGTCTTGGTGGGGTGGATTTACTCCTGGATGGATTTCACCTGGCGCCAGTAGCTAGGCTCGCCGGCCTCTCCTGGAAGTGGGCGTATGCGCGGAGCACACTTGGCCCGCGTTGGGGGCGGAGCGCACCTCCTCTGAGCTCCTAGGCTGTGGGTCCCAGGTCTCAGGGGTCGCCATTGCGGCTGGGAACGCCCATTTCGTGGGCTCCTGGGTCCCCATCGATGGGCATCCAGTGAGTGGAGCGGAGGGGTGTGGACCACAGGTAAAGGAACTGGGGCTCCGTGGCACAGggtggagcagggaaccacgtgttccgccctctgttggcacaGTCTAGGAGCCCCCTAACCTGGTGGTCGCAGAAAGGCTTCGCCATTGGGGTCAAGGCCTTTACCACTTTACCCCTTCGCATAAAGCTCAGACCCGCGCGGTTTTccaaagcagcccattgtctgcAGCGAGGTCCCCAGGAAGTCCAAGGGATTTATCCTGCCTGGTGATTTCACCTGCTGGGACTCCACAACCCTTAGTCTGGCCGACTGGCCCAGCCCTGCTACCGGCAGTTTGCAGCCCAGtgggcccttgaccacctgctgggatgggaaagggaagggtccacgaattgcaccctagCTACTTAGTAGGGTGCATGGATTTAAACGCCACCCAGGCAGAAAAGAAGGGTAGGGCACCTTGCTGCCCTTTCATGGTGgaatctgtggctgtcctgctgagaggggggcctttccatggggacccTGTGCAATAAGTGTGGTGTTTTAGAACTGAATAAATAGAACAtgtacagttttttaaattatgtggtgctttaattaaaaaaaaaagctccaagtCTTTTTTTGCAAATTGAGGTCTAAAAATTGAAGGCCTATTTTTCTTCCACTGTGGCATTCTATGAAGAAATGtgcgtttttttttgttttttttgtttttaggaaaAGAGTCACAAAAGTGAGggaaacagaaagcccagaggtgcccctgtagtttggTGAAGGCTTTAGGATGTCGCTTGTAAATGCTGCTGGCTATAGGGAGGCAGTCTCTTCCTGTGGCTGATGGGCAC
Coding sequences within it:
- the LOC112447760 gene encoding basic salivary proline-rich protein 4-like, with translation MATPETWDPQPRSSEEVRSAPNAGQALLVRDAWGPGRALVDRPPEVPADARRPPPRPPETGQTPPPPPGILLPPPPRAEGRGSERQRGAKRARDTTEVRGERTGQDSRGTRGEGGLGASPEARRAWGGAWRPRGRPRAADDRLRQTSPGPAAGGDGQASGPAAGSRHPSGRTALETRPEDPRREVRGRGEGSRGRRHGQRRVGWGGGALSTPSPAPNPQTQPQRNVAGRSGRRGTLETPPPGAGQGWRPAGDGGAGGKAEESRLSHPTPTLHAAPHLLARPLIPYHRKGHWARPPARGAPPSRRLFPPYLPIPRRTVGGEADEPGGARLILLMGPRSHFPPEGQSKLFIS